A single region of the Fenollaria sporofastidiosus genome encodes:
- a CDS encoding YfcC family protein codes for MMEKQKKKRSLSAYSILILIILFVAILSWIFNGAQFAPVVPKGAEEAVTEVSAAKLPDIAMSFYNGFVDAIDIAIFVMVIGGFLAVVNKTGALEAGIHRLVKNMKGREMALIVVLMILFSIGGSTYGMAEETVALYPLIITAMVAAGFDTLVAVATVLLGAGAGVLGSTVNPFATGAAMDALNGAGVECNKGTVILIGAILWAVALGTAMYFVLKYASKVHKDKGSTILSLQEREVMDKEFRTTKSEDELVFTGRHKFILVVFAITFIIMIISLIPWPDFGVTAFEGWSAVLTGTPLGEWYFPEISVLFFLVSIIIGCIGRLSEKEMVNAFIAGAQDILSVVLVIVVARAASVLMAQTHIDALILDRSATALSGLPVFLFVPFAYVVYIALSFFIPSTSGLATLSIPVMGGLAAKLGYSPEVMILIFCAAEGVVNYVTPTSGVVMGAIQISKMELGTWYKWVKKPLIFTVIFSIIVLTVAMMMF; via the coding sequence ATGATGGAAAAACAAAAAAAGAAACGTTCATTAAGTGCTTATAGTATTCTTATCCTTATAATACTATTTGTTGCAATCTTATCATGGATTTTTAATGGAGCACAATTTGCCCCTGTAGTACCTAAGGGAGCTGAAGAAGCTGTTACTGAAGTATCAGCAGCGAAATTACCAGACATAGCAATGAGTTTTTACAACGGCTTTGTTGACGCCATAGATATCGCCATCTTCGTTATGGTTATCGGTGGTTTCCTAGCAGTTGTTAACAAAACAGGAGCTCTTGAAGCTGGTATACACAGATTAGTTAAGAACATGAAGGGTAGAGAAATGGCTCTTATCGTTGTACTAATGATCCTATTCTCAATCGGTGGATCAACTTACGGTATGGCAGAAGAAACTGTTGCCCTATATCCTTTAATCATCACTGCGATGGTAGCTGCAGGCTTTGATACACTAGTTGCTGTAGCAACTGTTCTTCTTGGAGCAGGTGCCGGCGTACTTGGTTCAACTGTTAACCCATTCGCTACAGGTGCAGCTATGGACGCACTTAACGGTGCAGGAGTTGAATGTAACAAAGGTACTGTTATATTAATAGGCGCTATCCTTTGGGCAGTTGCTTTAGGTACAGCTATGTACTTCGTATTAAAATACGCTAGCAAAGTACACAAAGACAAAGGATCAACAATACTATCACTTCAAGAAAGAGAAGTTATGGACAAAGAGTTCAGAACTACAAAGAGTGAAGATGAATTAGTATTTACAGGTAGACACAAATTTATCCTTGTTGTATTCGCAATTACTTTCATTATTATGATTATTTCATTAATACCTTGGCCAGACTTTGGTGTAACAGCATTTGAAGGCTGGTCAGCAGTATTAACTGGAACACCACTTGGTGAATGGTACTTCCCAGAAATTTCAGTATTATTCTTCCTAGTATCAATCATTATCGGTTGTATCGGAAGATTATCTGAAAAAGAAATGGTTAATGCATTCATAGCTGGAGCTCAAGACATATTGTCAGTAGTTTTAGTTATCGTTGTAGCAAGAGCTGCATCAGTACTAATGGCTCAAACTCACATTGACGCTCTTATACTAGACAGATCAGCAACAGCACTATCTGGTTTACCAGTATTCTTATTCGTACCATTTGCATACGTTGTTTATATCGCACTATCATTCTTCATACCATCAACATCAGGTCTTGCAACACTATCTATCCCAGTTATGGGCGGATTAGCTGCTAAACTTGGCTACTCACCAGAAGTTATGATATTAATATTCTGCGCTGCAGAAGGTGTTGTAAACTATGTAACACCAACATCAGGCGTTGTTATGGGTGCAATACAAATTTCAAAGATGGAATTAGGTACTTGGTATAAGTGGGTTAAGAAACCTCTTATATTCACAGTAATATTCTCAATAATTGTATTGACTGTTGCAATGATGATGTTCTAA